Proteins found in one Pseudorasbora parva isolate DD20220531a chromosome 11, ASM2467924v1, whole genome shotgun sequence genomic segment:
- the sh3rf2 gene encoding E3 ubiquitin-protein ligase SH3RF2 — protein MMEDLAVLDLLECPLCMEPLDVSAKVLPCQHTFCKSCLQQHEASHHHQMCCPECRAAVPGSVEELPTNPLLLRLLESLKERGPLGTPRDRSGRYVSSTVQEDLLSSYIHDQGQDTQGVQAQALHDFHGNAPGEITMKSGDIIYLRWKVDDNWYYGESKESSGLVPGSVVRVLSGQPQPLAICRALYDFNANNLDPDDSKECLTFFKGDSITLIKQVNENWVEGKLGDKVGIFPLQLTEPNPVAYELLEKRKRRDSVESHPRSSVRVNADAYVHRRLTGASHKSARPPNVSLLNSLNHPPLSQSQQPPHISSSAQPSSSKTPQLATFNKPRLRSSHRNLPKRDRTMSGESPPTITMALINPQASSIPSENKMSATQQLSISVCAALYSYTPHRSEELELRKGEMVGVYGKFKEGWLRGLSLRTGKVGILPANYVTPVLRTSARFLEQSKPAIPNTSTVSTKRHTPHKPQAVVLALDRVNSDTPSATMAVMSTAGSGRAPQLGGKQGWSTVRRAFHATHRGLPHHGSYNSNSILSLQPPPQDLGQIYTFGRSPVLPKKRNGLFSNPIKMQHWAYETTASSAGGYHPVNRDPVQREASAAPQSILVKPDAHKHNAEKPVKSVRFLTHDAPQTTSKMASSAGQFSSSQPGLSALDHWNPSAILGRDGSTLVLKDTKTLPARKSTGPDHAAMDCLSLNMKPVLISNQSGSNRYRVMKGYNAKTDAELTLTEGEIVVIQRPRADGRLLVTQEISGKTGLFHNSVLEILDKVH, from the exons ATGATGGAGGATCTGGCTGTTTTGGACCTGTTGGAGTGTCCTTTGTGTATGGAGCCTTTGGACGTGTCTGCCAAGGTCTTGCCATGCCAGCACACGTTCTGTAAATCATGCCTTCAGCAGCACGAGGCATCACACCATCATCAGATGTGCTGCCCCGAGTGCAGAGCTGCTGTTCCAGGATCAGTGGAGGAGCTCCCCACCAATCCGCTGCTACTGAGACTCCTAGAGAGCCTCAAGGAACGGGGGCCACTGGGCACACCGAGGGACAGATCCGGCAGATATGTGAGCTCTACAGTCCAGGAGGATCTTTTAAGCAGTTACATTCACGATCAGGGGCAGGACACACAGGGG GTGCAAGCCCAGGCTTTACATGACTTCCACGGTAATGCACCTGGGGAGATCACAATGAAGTCAGGTGACATCATTTATCTGCGGTGGAAAGTAGATGATAACTGGTATTATGGGGAAAGCAAAGAGAGCAGCGGTCTGGTACCGGGCAGTGTGGTGCGAGTTTTAAGTGGACAGCCGCAGCCCCTGGCCATTTGCCGAGCACTTTATGACTTCAATGCTAACAATCTGGATCCAGATGACAGCAAGGAATGCTTAACCTTTTTCAAG GGAGACAGCATTACTCTCATTAAACAAGTCAATGAAAACTGGGTTGAAGGGAAACTTGGAGACAAAGTTGGGATTTTCCCTTTGCAGCTCACAGAG CCGAATCCGGTGGCGTACGAGCTTCTGGAAAAGCGTAAGAGGAGGGACTCAGTGGAATCGCACCCACGGAGCTCCGTTAGGGTCAACGCAGATGCTTACGTCCACAGGCGGCTCACTGGAGCATCGCACAAGTCGGCCAGGCCTCCAAATGTCAGTCTCCTGAACAGCCTGAACCATCCTCCCCTCAGCCAGAGCCAGCAGCCACCTCACATCAGCTCCAGCGCACAGCCTTCCTCCAGCAAGACGCCACAACTCGCCACATTTAACAAACCACGTCTGAGGAGCTCGCACAGAAACTTGCCTAAG AGAGACAGAACAATGAGCGGTGAAAGTCCTCCAACCATCACCATGGCACTGATTAACCCCCAGGCATCCTCCATACCATCAGAGAACAAGATGTCTGCCACACAGCAGCTCTCCATCAGTGT GTGTGCAGCGCTGTATTCCTACACACCCCATCGCTCCGAGGAGCTGGAACTGAGGAAAGGTGAAATGGTGGGGGTTTATGGAAAATTCAAAGAGGGATGGCTGCGTGGACTGTCTCTCAGAACAGGCAAAGTAGGGATCCTGCCAGCCAATTATGTTACACCTGTGCTCAG AACTTCTGCAAGGTTTCTTGAACAAAGCAAACCTGCCATTCCTAATACAAGCACAGTGTCAACCAAACGACACACCCCACACAAGCCGCAGGCTGTTGTCCTGGCCCTAGACAGAGTAAACAGCGACACCCCATCAGCTACAATGGCTGTGATGTCAACAGCCGGTTCTGGGAGAGCACCACAGCTGGGTGGAAAGCAGGGATGGAGCACAGTGAGGCGCGCCTTCCATGCCACACACAGGG GGTTACCTCACCATGGAAGCTACAATTCAAATTCCATCCTCAGCCTTCAGCCTCCACCTCAGGATTTGGGACAGATCTATACTTTCGGTCGTTCACCCGTTCTTCCCAAAAAGAGAAATGGTTTGTTCTCAAACCCCATCAAGATGCAGCATTGGGCATATGAGACAACAGCATCCTCTGCTGGTGGATATCACCCAGTCAACAGGGACCCTGTCCAGAGAGAGGCCAGCGCAGCTCCTCAGTCCATTCTGGTTAAACCAGATGCTCATAAGCACAATGCAGAGAAG CCAGTGAAGTCAGTGCGGTTCCTGACTCACGATGCTCCTCAGACAACATCAAAAATGGCCTCATCTGCAGGACAATTCTCAAGTTCCCAGCCTGGCCTTTCGGCCCTGGACCACTGGAACCCTTCAGCCATCTTGGGTCGGGATGGAAGTACATTAGTTCTTAAAGACACAAAAACACTTCCAGCCAGAAAGAGCACAGGTCCAGATCATGCCGCTATGGACTGCCTCTCGCTAAATATGAAGCCAGTACTGATCAGCAACCAGTCTGGCTCAAATAG ataTAGGGTAATGAAGGGGTACAACGCTAAAACAGATGCAGAGCTCACGCTGACAGAAGGTGAAATAGTCGTCATTCAAAGGCCTCGAGCAGACGGAAGGCTTCTCGTGACTCAGGAGATCAGTGGGAAAACGGGCCTTTTCCACAACAGCGTTCTGGAAATACTAGACAAAGTCCACTGA